TAAATAATTAGGCCTCGTGAATGCGATAAAATGAAGAAAAGTCTCCCAAAAGAATAATCCATGTATGGATAGAGTTCTCAGAACATGCATCAATTAACTGAAAACTGATGTTATTTAGAACTACAGGTCAATGAACATCAACAGCTATAAATCATAAACCAGGTATTACCTCAGCCGAAAGTGTGCGCAATTCTTGATCACGAGCCGCTAATAAATGAGCAAGATCAACCTGAAAGATCCATTAAAATAGACAATCATACAAAATAAATTGGATGGTTCATTACAACATACATTTGTTATATCAAGACTTGAGCATAATTTTCATTACTGAAACTACAATCTTGAAACAGCTGGTGATGCAAGAACCTAGCAGATCTGATCAGATCTTTATGGTTCATCATATTATCACAAACAAAGATTGGCTTTGTATGGAACTCACCGAGTATCAAACCccaaatattttatgttaaaaagtGAAAGGATAATAGAAGACGAAATAATCATGAAAACCTACTCTACAGCCATTTTTCAGAGGTCACCGGTTTCAATTAAATTCTTCAAAAACTATCAAGTGATATTTCAATAtacaaccaaaaaaaattttaacattttgtcCATTATATACATACAGCTCAAATGACATGTATAACTCAGCATAGCATCAAAATCTTCAGAGATTGTTTCCTAGAAACCATATGGCTGTAAACCAAACTATGTTATCAGCATAAGCAAGGTGACTCAAGATCAATACCTTTGTATTGGAAATTCAGTTGCTCTACCACTTTTACCCAAAAAGCAGATGCTAATTTTTTATCATGCATAGAAAAACTTGCTGAGAGTGATCGTTACCTGAGGGGTGCTCCCATCATCAGATCTCTCATATttgcttaagcattcctgcaaCCGAAGAATCTACATGGAACGCATAATGATTAGatatcttataaaaaaaaatttactaaaaagaGTAAAATGTCACCCATTTCAATCACCCAACCAAGTTGAATAAAGATGATGCATTTGGCCGATATGGATTTactcatattttaataaaacaaaCAGAAAATTCCATCCAATGAACCACGAGTGTTAACATTTACCTCCTCACTCAGAAAGTGAAGGTTCTCTCTTTGATACTGCAACAAGGCCATCTGCTGATCAGACAACCGTCCACCATCATGGTACCTTTCACGAAATAAAATTCATTACTCATGTTAAAACCATGTCAAAATATAGGACGATCCCTATTTTCGTAGAAACTTCTGTACCATACGGGGCTTAACTTTCAGGTACTACAATTATTATCAAGGATAATCAGTAGCTTAGCACGAGCATGGTAAGTTTTGCCTCCAAACAATAGTAGCTTGGTAAAATATTTACGGCATATAAATAAACCATCGGCCCAGAGGCAGACtccaacatgcataaaaatacaaATCAAAATACAATAAAAGAGTCTAGGTTTCCCTGAGAAAGGAAATTGTTCTAAATTTAAACAAGACACCTGAtgcaaaaaaaagaagaagaaaaaaagaaaacaaccaAGGAATTTGAAAGATTACGCCCAGTGTGGTTAATTCCCTGAATAAACGAGGTAGAAAGGAATATCATAAACAGTTTGAAACCACGTTTTCACACAGTGAAAAGTATCCACATTAGTGTCAAACAAAAAGTTGGGGGAGAAAATTCGATGATAGTATGGTTGGAAACTAAAACACAACAGAGAATCAAAAAGGCGACAAACACATGCTTCTTTTGAAAGTGGAGGCAAACTAAAATAAATACCGGTAGCAGACCACGAAGTTTCCTTTGAATGAATTCACGAACTAAATATGTATGCAAAATTAGTAAAGAAAATTGGGAAGAGTTAACAATGAGTGATTTACCATGACAAACATGACCGGAAATTATGTAGGACTTTTCGGTTTCCAAGTGCTCAAAGAATCAAGACACAACTGTCCATTTCAAGGTGAATCTCCAAACAGTTATAATTTTGTTGCATGCCTCACAGGAGAAGGCCCAAAATTTTGGAGACTTGTTGAACACAAGTCCGTTTCAAACATCCCACAAGAGCAAATGACATCAACAATAGGGAACTGCGAGTGACTCTAAAAAATATCTCGAGAACTATTTGCATTTCACTCACAAAGAAGAACATGGTAGACATCCAGTTTTATTTTAGCTTGCTAAAACAATCTTTCAAGGGGAAATGGTTCATAAAGAATTACCTTAATCCTTCTAGAGAACTTGACTGTTGCAGAGGAGAATAAAGTGAGTTCAAAACATCAGGTTCAGAATCCAGCGAATTGTACTGATGCACATAAGCTGCCGCCACCAAAAGATGGTAAGAACATGAACTTTCCTGAACTTCGTACTTCAGCCTCTAAGATAACATACTTCAGAGTTTCGATTCTTGAAGAGTAGATTTAAAAGCTCAGTTTGTAAACACAAAGCATCTCAAAGTTATCAACAGTTTCTCAAAAAATGAAATCTCTTAATAAGATTCCCAATAGTTGATATTCTGAAATTCGATAACATTGATACGATCGGTGCAACAGTACATTAACTTCAGCTAAAAGAGGTAAGAGGAATAAAAATAGGAAGAAACAAAAGGACGGGGATAATAAGTCAATTTAACTAATCAAAAGTACTACTATTTCCGAACCATTGTCTAAGATAATGCAACATTCAATTCCATATCATCAGTCCAACAAACAATCATACCTATGTAGGCGCTCATGAAAAAGCCAGCACAAATTGCTTCTACAACCATAATAATTCTGCGGTATGACAGACAAGACATGAATTCATCAGCAAAACATTAGCCATGTAAATATATACCTTATGAACTGGTGAGAGTATTTTTGAACATCAGAgagactaaaaataaaaaaaatattaaataaatcaaatatgaaGATTAAAAGTGAAATAATTAATGCTTCAGCAAGTAGTTTTCAAATGCGATATAGGGAACACTTTGTCTATGTTCTGCTGCAGGTGCCAAAGCTTGACAACCTTTGGCATGCAGACAAATGAAGTGTGCATTAAATTTGTTGCATTTTTGTGCTATCATATATAAGAATGTATTGACAATCTTTCAATCATGTCAAAATAGAACTCACACAAAAAGTGATGTCAAAACCCCCACATAGAACAGAGAAAGTCAATCATGGTCCTTTCAACATAGACTGGTCTAACATGTTACACAATCATATTCCCTGAAAGTTCACATATAGGTTGATCTGGAAACTTactaaaattgtataaaatacaGGTTTGATAACTTGTGCAGACAGCAAAAAATGATGCTGCGCCAAAAACTAAAGAGGCGTAAAAAAAAACTCTCGGGGGACTGGGGCTTGAAATATATCAAGTACAAGATCCTCGGAATAAAATAGTATCATGTATCTGACAATTGCTGCCCAGTGCCCACTGACATCTCAACATAAGGATTTAATATTAAGGTAAAGCAGAAtataacaataaataatattgcGCTAAAATGAAAAACACATGGCACTAATCAGGATACATCAAATGTTCAGGCGGGCCTCAGGTAGTATAGTATGACTAGAAtgattctttcttttttcctaATAAAGacaatgcaaaactttaaaaagaaattatGTCGAGAAGCAGATCAGCAGAACAGATTCATCCCAAGATACAAGATTTTCAGTTGTTGCATGATGTATACAGTCAAGAATATAATCAGTGTGTTGACCTGAGTAACAAAGAGATTGAAAGAAAAGTGATGTGCGATTTCCAGGCCATGATAAGCAACATTGCAGCAGTTCCTGCATTTAAGTGTTTTGAGATACATCCTAATTCAATAAAGCTCTTAAGTTTCAATTTTGACTGCCGGAAGTATAATAAGCATGGAAACCACTGATAAACACTTAATACACACaacagaaacaaaaacaaataactACGATGGAAACCTagttatcataaaaaaaaaaatttggtctaTGCTTCAGCATTCATGCATATTGCATAACATAACGAATAGTAAGGCAGGCTTCATCCCGTAAAAACATTACAGGTAGGCCAAACACATCTCTTAACATTATCTTGGGGATTATAAGTAGAAATGAAACTAGCATTGGCTCACATGCAGGCAGGTAAATGCTTTCGTGACAATCACTAAAATATATGAGTATCtgaaaagttttaaaatataataagcaACACAGGATTAAATTGCAGCATATTGGTCGAATATACTTTTACACTCCAAAACACATCCATCAAAGTAACCTGATGTTAGTGGATTAGAGCTAAAATCGTTAACATTAGAGCTGTGGCTATATGCCTATGGTTTTATTTCAACACCTTTAGTTTAGCTCGATTCCATTGGCATAGCTCTAGCGGTGTCAAAAACATCAATCAAACTAAAATCATTGAAGCTTATCAGAGACCAGAGATTTTACACCATCAACAACAACAGAGTTGTCTGCAAATAAATAATCACACTTTCAAGTGCATGAAGCAGGAAAAAACTTACCATATGAGATAGAAGCAAATGGTAGGCGAATTAGATGCTTCAACTTTTGGCTGAACCCATAGTAACCCTATAACATAAAAGTATCTCATGTTTTCAACAGCATAATTGTCATCACTGATAAAGACAAAGAAACAACAGGGGGACGAGAACAGTAGTTCCTAGTTCCCACTGATACACAGCAGTAATTGTTCACCTCAAATTGAAGATTAGCGAGCCCATGTCAATATCAATAACAAGCTTTAATCATAACTACTTTTTCAAGCCTCGTGTTCATTAGTGGTTTCATGTCAGCTCATCCACAGTATTTAAAAATGGGGAATATGTCTGTAGAACAGAAAATGTCACCCTTCCAACATCATTGCTATTTTCATCTAAGACCGTGCAGTCATTCCCTGATGTTTCTTTTCATATTTTACCACCTTTCCTTCCAATTTCTTCTTCTTAAAGTACTTCCATGCTTTTAAATTAACAATTGTTTGTATACAATCTCAACTGTTATCCACTCTTGCCCCTACTATTTATCACATGAAACTTCAAACTGATAGAAAGAAGTGTGGCAGTCTACAGTTATTTGCATATGCaatatttattctatctttatCTTTTGCAGGTCTTGGAAAAAATTTGAGCATCATAAAAGTAATATGCATATGCACACTTTGTAAAGGTGAGATTTCACCGTGGCTTATGAAACCCAATAATCATAGATTGCTATATCCTCTCCTTAATTGAAGCCAAAATGATATTTGCAACATCATAGTCATTAAAAGCCCATGAGCTACTTAaagtaaattaataataatcgTTCACTTTCACTATAAATTGACAAGACTCTATACCATAAACATTTAatagtttataaaactcaatcctgattatatttaatgaaatatttcaaatatttagatTTTAGGATGTTATTCTTTAAAACACCTCACTCCATTAACATGCAGCTCTTAGGCTTTACAACTCCCTTGCGCCTAACTGTACCTTGTACTTCTAATAATTATGGGAACAAAATTGATAGTTTTCTTCTTTTGTATTTATCTCTCCCTAAATTAAAGGAAGTAGGATGCTGATAAATCATTGGACGATTTTCACTCTTAATTTTCAATGAAGCTAACTACTTTCTTCCTAATTTTCTCAGATGATACTATAGTCCTAGGTTCATCATAAGGACCAAAAAGGTGTATAAACCCATATTGCCTTGCTTCCGCAGCCGCCATCATGTCTAGTCACGCACTAATATTTTTCCAGTAATTTTTTGTGAGTCAATAAGTCGTTTTCCTTTAAAAAATTAGTTTGGGTTGTTCTtgaaaggtttttttttttctatttcatGTTGCGTAGCTTTCTCTCAGTGTCaagctaatttttttaaaaaaacataaatcagccACTAGTCAGTAACAGATCACCCACTCAACAACCGAGTTAGCAATCAAAGTTTAACAGATTAAAGGTCAAAGTCAACATCAGACTGGTCGAAAGAAAAGCTCAAGTTCTTAGCATGAAGCGGTGATTTACGAAATGGAAGAGTGATTATCAGAACTACAAGCAGCGTATAGTACCGATCTGTGGTGGAGAGTGACCAGAATTTCAGGACTACATAACATGTGGTGCAGGTTAGCCTTATAGAACCTGAGTTTGTTTTTAGGGGAAACAATGGTAAAGAAGTTTATGATCATCAGAAATTTCTCGAACAATCAGATGAAGTTAATGTACAGAGGATTTTGAATAGAGAATGCATCACAGATACAGCAATTGCATTCAAGCCAAAATCAGCACTTGAGTTTTGTAGTATTCAAGCTTAAAAGCATTTCTATGCTTCAGATGGAGAAGACTTTAAGAGCATTGTAAAGTTGAGATTTCACCCAGATTTATGGAACTAATTAATTGTATACTTCTATTATCCTTTCCTTAATCGCATCCTAGAACATTGATAACAGATACGATAGATTATTTTCCTAATTTTGTTGGTATCTCATCCTAAATTGAGGAAGAAGgttgtttaaaaattatgtcAACTTTTGTTGTAAATAACCAGTGGAGGTTATTATTTTCTTCGGAAACTGCTCCCATCACTCATGTTTTATGCATTGATATGAAAAACAATTGACCGCCAATTCATCGTGTATTCACTATTATTTTCAACATCGTGAACTAGAAAGAACATGATGCAGCAGAGCACCGCTTTATTGGGTAATGTGTCAAGATTGTACACAGTTGATCAGATTCTTATGAAAGTCAGTGTGTTTGATGAAAGATCTACCGCACATACAACATAAGGACTTCATAATTGACACTCGAGGTTTTACCCCACACAAGATCACTTTACAGTCACTCAATTGTATTTTGCAAGGATGCTAAAAAGAGGAAGATTAATATATCAAGGTCTTATGAAAGAGATATATTTTCAACTATAGATATTGCAGTTAAAAACCTATACTTGTTAGAAACAACATAAAAGAGGTCAGTTTCGAATCAATTTCTAATGGAGCTACGTTGGTATCAAACAAGGTCTGGCACCAAATCAAAAAAATCACCCTAGGATGTGTCGTGAATGAAGATATTATTAGGTGAATGCAACATCCTAGGAAAAGAAAGAATCCTAATCACTTAacgataaattatattaaaaacaattttcCAAGGCTAGATGATAATAAGATTAAACAcaatgaaaagataaaaaccAAACTACCTGCAGGCGTATCTTTTGAACTTGGTAAACAAGATACTGCTGGAACACGCCTTCAATGTTCAGAGGATATCTTTAGCACAGAGCATATTAGATCAACTTGCATTCAAAACTAtaacatcacttaaaatcagTTTTCAAAGTTAGGACACACAAGTGTCGCAGTGGAGATTGTCCATAATGGTCCCCTATGTACCATATAAGTCATCAAAACACGTATGAATGTGATGAAGAACATTACATCTTTTTGTATACATCTTAGTACTTGTTCAAAAGAATGAACTATGCATGTTTCCTCTTATCCCAATGGATATAAAATATGATTCCAGAATAGCTTTTTTTTAACGTAATTTAATTAACATCATTACTTCTCATTGAAATTTGTTGTGTTATGAAGTATCAAATGGCTCCTATGCTTTCTGCAGTGTGGTTCGACATATCCAAGAAGctggatttttttttgtttttttgctaTAGACTATAGGCCATATTTCATGATTTCATCTACCATAGCTGCTTAGAGAAAATTGTTTCATTCTACTATCCTAAGTCCTAGATGCTTGGGACGCCTATGCTTTCTGCCGTGTGCTTAACCATATCCAGAAGCTGACAAAATTTCTCGCATCAAATAGACTATAGGTCGGAACATTGTAAGCCCTAGAAACTAAGGCAGTGCTTGGGagcattttttttcaaaatattctcgttcttccaaaaataaaaccaaacttATTTTACATTCTCCAAGATAATCTCCTAAAACTTTAGCTTTTCAATTTCATGTCTTTCAACATAATCATTACTTTAATTCTACTACTCACGATTCTCCAAAAATACTCTAATAGTATATCATGTTTTAACTATCATACACTatagattaaaattttaaaaatcttttgtatcgtaaaataagtaaatatatattattatgacCTCACTAGCCCAGCAAATTCTTATACACCGTGATACCTAAAAAatgtgtgtttagaaaaataaaatcaagcaTATAAACATATTCTCAAATACAACTTCGTTTCAAGATTCTCTATGTCGATTCTCCATTGACTCAAATGTTCATGACTTTTTAAGAAAAGAACATAGACATGTAACTATGTTAAACCCATACAAAGAGAGATTTAAAAGCAACGTAATCGTGATATATTCGAATGATTCAAGTAAACACTGAAGTTGAATACTTGAATCTAAAAGAAGGGAATACTAGCCAAAAGAGAGGAAAACATGACAAAGGACCTGTGACAACCAAAAGAATGACATCACAGCTACAAAGTATCAGAGGGATCAATTCTTGTAGAGAAGGAAGTATCCATATAGCGCCCACAGCTAAAATCACATAACCTGCCtagaaccaaaaaaaaattcagaaaataacATGGCTTTGAATATCATGCACAAAAGATGTGCAAACTTGAAAGAGTAAAAACTTGCCAATAGGAGACAATAAAAAATGCTTCCAAATATCCTTGTAGGCTTCCGGTGACTAAACAAAGGAGCCTCTTGCTGTATGTCGAGGAACCTACGCAGCAGGTACCAAAATCATAATAAGAAACCGAGACCAAACACTAACTTATGCTGTCACATTATAAGAGCTCTGACACCACGACCCTGTGTAAGATACCCTTTTAGATTCTAGATATACAAAGCAATACATAATGTTGATTAAGTTATGCAATGACAGAATGAGAGTGCATTGCTGGTGATATCTAAACGTAAGAAGGGAAGTAGAATGGACACTTTTAGCTTTCTCAAATGGGAATTTTTTGCCAGAACACGTTTTGGCGCAAAAGAGACTAGCATAAAGATTGGCGACTGATATTCTTCAGCAACCTAGTGCAGCGGTTGATATACTTCAGAATGGGTCATttctacaaaaatattatttttacagcTATCAATTTGAATAAACACATCTTTGCAATATTCATGTCAAGTGTCCACAGACTGGAAAAATATCATTTCTATCCATAATTTCAGAATTAAGAACAAATCAGATAGACACACGCAACCACCCACAGAGAAAATTTTAGTGGTTATAACAATCATCCATTGTCAGGTAAAAGAAGTAAATGGTGTCGATTGCATCAAAGAATCAACGAGTTCGATACCAAATTTTCACTCGAGCGAATTCATACAATACCAACTCCAATTAGGGAACCTGAAACACAATTATCAAAAATAGAAACTTTGCAGAATTCGGCATATCAACGAAAACATTCGAtccaacaaaaaacaaaaatcataCAATAATTCACCAAGTAATACGACGATCGCGCGTAAAAGTTGAAGCCGCGGAATCTTACAGGCTGTTTTCATCAGGAGATGCATAGAGCGAAGTCGAACTCCTCTCTGCGGACATTTTCTAGGAGAATTTTCCTTTCAATCCTCTAGCAAGCTCATAGTTCGTCACAATGGCTCTCCTTCAGCCTCGCTTTTTGAGGAAATTCAGATTACGAAGCGAAAGCTTACTGGTaactctctctctctttctaGAAAAGGTAATGTATAAAGTATCGAAAATCAAAGCGAAGTATCCAAATTCGGAATTATGTTTTCTTGACCCTCAGGGATAGTTTGGTACATAGCAAAGATTGATATACACGATCGGATaaatatgtgatatataatataaggataaattaaagataaataagatataggatattatatttaatatttggtacgattttaataagagtgattaaatttatatattggattataatgacaaaattaactttatcataataaattttataatttcaaaattgtttgTTGAGTTAATAATTATCggttcataataaattttataatttcaaaatctgcgttacaatttaaatataattttaaaaaatttatttgacaatttaaatatcattttatttttaaaaaattatggcaaaaaagaaagaaaaataaaaaaataattatgtaatttaNTGTTGAGTTAATAATTATCggttcataataaattttataatttcaaaatctgcgttacaatttaaatataattttaaaaaatttatttgacaatttaaatatcattttatttttaaaaaattatggcaaaaaagaaagaaaaataaaaaaataattatgtaatttattaaatttagaaCTGTATGTAACACTTATAAAACTAACGAAGTACTCAAAAAATTTGTAACACAATAAACTAATATTGGTTATTTTCTAAACAACCAAAATTACtacaattaacaaattaaaaatccaACGTGTTCCAAACCGGGTTTCCAAATCAAACGAtagggtttatgatttttatatattgaggtcaattaaaaaaaacccatCATTTGTaacttcattttatttttttataatcaattttttgcaataataaatatataaatataaattataaattattactGTGTGTTGCGTGTTTGAATAAGATAACGTGGGGTTTAGCTACGTATTTGAATATCTAATATTCTTTGAACTACTCGATCCCTGCTTGCCCCACCTACGGTTGAGTCAAGAGTTATGGGGCCATTCCTAATAAATTCTATTCGCAAGTGAAATCATTTATTTCTCTGGAAATCATTTATTTCTCTTCCagagacatatatatatatatatatataatatatatatatatataatgtcaaCCGTAAGTCAAGTCCACATTTTGTGCTATTCAACTTCGATTTCTTTCACATTTTCATACTCATAATAATAAGAAGTTTAGGATAGAAGAAAAAACTTTATTCAAATTTGAaggataatttttctttttgatgcGATTGTTGAATTTTCcgtccaaaaataataatttgaattaattattaaagaatCTACTTACCTAACAATGAAAATGacgttatatatttttattataacatgAAATATAACACAAAATGTAGCGTATGATCACACCCGGTACTTGATTTGATTTTAAGCCCAAATTAGTTgtatatttattgaatttatttatgagtaggtcttttgtgtgacgatctcacgaatattaatctgtgagacgagtcaaccctatctacgttcacaataaaaaataatactcttagcataaaaagtaatattttttcatggatgacctaaataagagactcgtctcacaaaatatgacttgtgagaccgtctcatacaaatttttgccattattTATATGCTATGGTTACAATGACAGCTATCCTTTTTTGGAGGATTAAAAACTTGAActgaaaaatatatcaaaaaatagGATTTGTCAATTAGGGATTTGGTAAAACTCCACTAGTAAGGTAAAAGGTAGTTAGTTCAAGTTTGATTAAATTGGTTCATTGTagctaattttttaaattttctaacactaattaataaaattcaacAGAATTAGTTATTGACACATATAAATAAACTATGATATGCATGGCTACAAGTCTCTATATCGAGATTAGTTTCTAcaaattttaatcaaaaacAATAGGGTGCAAAGGAAGTAGATCGAACCGAACGATAGCCATTTCCTTTCATCCAGATCGGAATTTTTAAGCTGATTCGAAGCTCGAAAATGAACTATGTGATTTCAATATTGAGTTTTAATTAAGCAAGCGCGTTCGAATTCTCGAGTTTGAGTATGTGAGTTCATGTAGTTTTTTCCTTTTGGTGTATTCATAAAAtaggaataaaaatatcaaaacacgatcaaaataatttaagttcgaattcattaaaaaatattggaatTATAAGATAATAAAGTCCCTAGAAAAAACCTTGCGAGTTCGATATCATTGGCATCCATAATGtaagatattttttttcccttttcccCTGTTCGGGCCGGGCTTGGCGACTGGAAAGTTCTCTGTTAAAAAGTATCGATCAAGAAACTatataaaagaattttttttaaatgtttttatgaattttataattaaaagatTGATAAAGAAAATTTGAGGGGATATTAAGATTCCATACAAGCTTCCACCAACTTTGTAATGGATGCACTCATTGATTGGAAGGTGGAGACAACCTATTGAACTCTCGCAGATAGTCTAGCTTCATGGGGTATTTGTTAGAGTATATGTCCTACAAGTCAACGGCTGGCTAGAGAATTTATtaactcaagtgtaataaacaatatttattttaatataatttaattttttattgtttcattttgctttatttgtatatacatgcaatcaacatagataaaatctttgattatactttaatacgaATGAATTGTAATTCGATCTTggaactcatttgtaaacattgtatattctaaattcgttcttagtcgattcagccgcctaaaaataAGGATTAAGGATGCTTCAGattgagactagcatatgtgatgttgtgtaccgtgtttcATGGTAACGGCATGAAGATATCCAATCATGCAGATGGGTAATCATACGACGAttgtaccgaacaaccctccctcggacttaattttcaagtggttatcattcatcgagagaaaAATTCtgtggttgtgattgtacatgattaGTCCATACGACCCGGGataacactgaggctctacatactaggattgtGCATTGACTCGTTTACCTACTCCGTGAGGATCacaaggtggcgaggttgggtgcaattgcgaAATGTATAggagtcaatgcattgtagtcgggaattcaccgctcacataCGAGTGTAGATATCCTATGTAATCTAACGAAATAACAGTGCATGAAATATCTTGCCAGAGTTTGAGATATACATTAGGGAAAGAGTTCTCTAGTTGTGCATGTa
This sequence is a window from Primulina huaijiensis isolate GDHJ02 chromosome 13, ASM1229523v2, whole genome shotgun sequence. Protein-coding genes within it:
- the LOC140991441 gene encoding protein FIP1-like isoform X1, encoding MSAERSSTSLYASPDENSLFLDIQQEAPLFSHRKPTRIFGSIFYCLLLASYVILAVGAIWILPSLQELIPLILCSCDVILLVVTGVFQQYLVYQVQKIRLQGYYGFSQKLKHLIRLPFASISYGTAAMLLIMAWKSHITFLSISLLLRIIMVVEAICAGFFMSAYIAYVHQYNSLDSEPDVLNSLYSPLQQSSSLEGLRYHDGGRLSDQQMALLQYQRENLHFLSEEILRLQECLSKYERSDDGSTPQVDLAHLLAARDQELRTLSAEMNHLQSELRLARSLIAERDVEIQHFRSTNNQYVEENERIRAILGEWSTRAAKLERALEVERMSNLELQKKVTTLKSQATQE
- the LOC140991441 gene encoding protein FIP1-like isoform X2 → MLLIMAWKSHITFLSISLLLRIIMVVEAICAGFFMSAYIAYVHQYNSLDSEPDVLNSLYSPLQQSSSLEGLRYHDGGRLSDQQMALLQYQRENLHFLSEEILRLQECLSKYERSDDGSTPQVDLAHLLAARDQELRTLSAEMNHLQSELRLARSLIAERDVEIQHFRSTNNQYVEENERIRAILGEWSTRAAKLERALEVERMSNLELQKKVTTLKSQATQE